CGCGCCATGCAATGGATGCCAATCAGCGAAAAAGCAGGGGCGGCCTGGGGCGTTAGTCCACAATTGATTACGGCGATCATTGCGATTGAGTCAGGCGGGAATCCCAATGCGGTCAGCAAGTCGAATGCGATAGGGCTGATGCAACTGAAAGCGTCGACCTCCGGGCGTGATGTCTATCGTCGGATGGGCTGGAGCGGGGAGCCTACGACCAGTGAACTGAAAAACCCGGAGCGGAATATCTCAATGGGTGCCGCCTACCTGAGTATTCTGGAGACAGGCCCGCTCGCAGGCATTGAAGATCCGCAGGTGATGCAGTACGCGCTGGTGGTCTCTTACGCCAACGGTGCGGGGGCGCTGCTACGCACATTCTCCTCTGACCGGAAAAAGGCTATTAACAAAATCAACGATCTCAGTGCCGATGAGTTCGTTGAGCATGTCGCGGATAACCATCCTGCACCCCAGGCTCCACGCTACATCTATAAATTGCAGCGCGCGCTGGATGCGATGTAATTAGTCGCGCACTTTATTTGATTTCTGCCGTGCCTCGCGCTCGAGGGAAAAGATAATCCGCTGAAGTTCCCGCTCCACCGCCGGGCCGACGTTGAGAAAACGAAAGCTCAGGCGGGGAGTGGAAATCGTCTCATTTTTCCCATCAATCACTTTGCGTTCGGTTACGGAGATCAATTGCGCATCAAAGTGAAACATCCCCCATTCCCCCATATCCAACGCAATCTGCGAAAAACGCATCCCTTCCGCGAGTCCTGAGGGTTTTGGACCTTCCAGCAGTGCGCCCATTCCGCCGAGAGAAAGATCGTACAGACGAAAACGCAGGGTGCTGTTATCTGGCATCTGCGCGGTACAACCGTAGGGGGGATGGAGCGGCGCGCCAATACGAAAATATTCTCGTCGCTGGACAAACCACAGTGCCGGAGGAAGTGGGGTGATAAAGGCCGGAAGTTGCTGATACTCACCACTATGTAACTGCTCAAGGGTAAACTCGACCTTCGCGCCCTGGGTTTCCGCGGTAAAGGTAATATTGCGCGCCTTCTGCACGGCGAGGTTTTCGTTTTGCTGACTGCCAAAGTCCATCACCAGCCTTTCAGCCGAGACGTCAAGGATCTTGCTGATAAATTGTCCGCCGCGCCAGGAGACGCGCAAAGGCACCTGATTGCTGTTTAAATCACGAAGAACGCCCAATACCGCCAATGGATTTTGCTTCAGAAACTGCTCATTATAATGACTCACGCGGAATAACCCCTGGATGCCTGACAGTCTATCGAACGGTTATCGGCAAGACGCAGGAGAACTTAATACAAACGCGTGATTTTTTTTACCAAAGACAAATAATTCAGTCCCGCGGAGACAGCGAAGATCAAGGGGTTGCCTATACTTAACGAACAAGCGCAAGAAGTTGTTGCGTGTGGTTTCCCTGAAAAGAGGGTCTGAACATGGGAATTATTGCCTGGATTGTATTTGGTTTGATTGCTGGTGTTATCGCCAAATTTATCATGCCGGGACGTGACGGCGGCGGATTCATCCTGACCTGTATTCTCGGCATAATTGGTGCCGTAGTGGGCGGATGGCTGGCGACCATGTTTGGTATTGGCGGCACGATCAGTGGCTTTAACCTTCACAGTTTCCTGGTCGCCGTGGTGGGCGCCATTGTGGTGCTGGGGGTATTCCGACTCGTGCGTCGCGATTAACAACACGGCTCCTGCGGGAGCCGCGTTTTTATCATATTCCCCTTCAATTCCTCTCTTGATTTACCTATTGAAATGAGAATAATTGGCATTCCAATTTAAACTGATAATTATTCTCACTATGACAACTTCCTGCTTCCGACTTTGTGCGCTCTCTGGCTGTATCTCACTGGCTCTGGCCACGCCGTCTTATGCGGCAGATTCTGGCGAATCCACCATCGTGGTATCCGCAACGGGACAGGAGAGCCTGCTGCCTGCCTGGACCAACAGCGCCACCAAATCGGCTGTACCTGAAAGTAAAACGCCGCAGGTGATTAACACTATCGATAATCACGAGATAGCCTTACGTCATGCGAATTCCGTCAATGAGATCCTGCGCTATGCGCCGGGTGTGTCGACGGAAGTGCGCGGCAACACCTCTTATATGAGCGAGTATAAGATTCGCGGTTTCTCCGTCGATCAGGAGTACTACAACGGTTTGCAGTTGCCGTACAACGTCACCGGCAATACCAAAGCACGTATCGACCCACTGCTGGTGGAAAGCGTGGATATCCTGAAAGGGCCGGCGTCTGTGTTGTATGGCAACGGTTCGCCGGGTGGTCTGGTGAATATTCAGGGCAAAAAACCGCAGGCTGAGCAAAAAACGGAGATCGGCTTTAATACCGGTACGCGTAATCTGAAAGAGGGCTATCTGGATTCCACGGGTAAAATCAGCGACAGCGACTGGAATTACCGTCTGTTGGGTAAGGCGACCGAGGGCGACGATCAACCGCATACCACCCGTTATGAAGACTATCTCCTGGCACCTTCCGTTACCTGGCAACCGGACGGCAAAACGCGTCTGACGCTGGATGCGCTGGTGCAAAATACACCATCGTTGTCACCGTCGAACCCGTTACCGATTGCTTATCTGCGCTCGGGTTACGCCGATCGTCGTGATTATGCCGGGGATGAGTGGAGTGGCTTTAAGCAGCGTCAGTGGATGGTGGGTTATCATTTCGAGCACGAGTTTGACAGTGGTTGGGGATTTAGTCAGCAGGCGCGCTATTTTGATGTCGATACACACCAACGCAGCGTCTATTCAACCGGGAATGGTTCGAACCCGGTCTGGATGCTTGACCGCTTTGCCTATACCACTGATGAAGACCTGAAAAGTTTCAACATCGATAATCAGGTCACGAAAACGGTCGCGCTGGGCGACTGGCAGCACCATTTGCTGGCCGGTTTTGACTATCAGAAACTCGACAGCCATTACTTCTACCGCTATGCCAGCGCCACGCCGGGAATCGACATGCGCGACCCGGATTACCATCAGGTGCATACCGCCGATCTGGGGCTGTACACTGCGCAGAAAAACCGCCTTTCTTATCAGCAAAATGGCTACTATCTGCAGGATCAGGTTGCGTTTGGTGGCTTAAATCTGCTGGCCAGTCTTCGTTATGACGATTACCGCTCGACGACCACCGACGCGATGCAAAACGACGAGAAAACCTGGATCTCGCAGGACCGGGTGACCAAACGGTTTGGCGCGCTCTATGCCTTTGAAAACGGTATTTCACCGTTTATCAGCTATTCCGAAGGTTTCAAACCGATTTCACCGCAGGGCACGCTGACGGTAAAAGACGTGAAGCCGACGACCAGCAAACAACTGGAAGGCGGGGTGAAATACCTGCTGGCCGATTACGCGACCACGCTGACGGCCTCGGTATTTAATATTCGTCAAAAGAACGTCCTGTCCGCCACGCCGACCTGGGACTATCGGCAGACCGGAGAGATCGAATCAAAAGGGGCAGAGTTTTCGGTGATAAGTCGACCAGGTGACAACGTCACGTTAATTGCTAACTACGCTTACACCCATGCGATCAATACCAAAGATGAAACCTGGGAAGGCAAACGCCCGACGCAGGTGCCGGAGAACGCGTTTAATCTGTGGGGCGATTACACCTTCGATGCAACCGCACTGCGTGGGCTGACGATGGGGGCTGGGGCGCGCTATACCGGGCCAATGGAAATCTCGCCGGATAACCAGGGCGGTAAACTGGGAGGCACGACACAATACGATCTTGCCGTGTCGTATCGCGTAGGTGAGGTGCTGCCTTCACTGAGCGGCGTGACGTTAAAAGCCAGTGCCCAGAACATCACCAACAAAGAGACCTTCAGTTGCTACGACAGCACCAACTGCTGGATTGGCCGTGACCGGACGGTCCAGGTTGGCGCAAGCTACCGTTTCTGATTGCGTGAAGCGAAAACCGGCCTGGCATCCCCAGGCCGGTAATGCATTGAGTATTATGGCGTTGCCTGTTTTTGTGGCGGTTCAGTGGACGTCTGGCCGGCGACAGGGCGTTTTTCCGGCACACTATCGCACGGTTTTTCCTTCGGACAGATCAGATCAAGCATCTTCAGCGTGACGCCATTGCTCCAGCCAAAGCCATCCTGCAACGGATATTCACCGCCGCCACCGCCGGTTCCGGTACTGCTGACATCATATTTTTCCACCAGCTTTTGCTCGCGATCGTAGGTGTGCTGCACATTGGTCAGAAAACGCCAGCTTACTTCCATCGCCACGTCATTCTGCCCATAGTTCTGTAAGCCTTCGGTGGCGACCCACTGCAGCGGTGCCCAGCCGTTTGGCGCATCCCATTGTTGTCCGCTTTTCACCGAGGTGGTGGCAAGCCCGCCCGGTTGCAGCAGATGCGCGCGGGTAGCTGCGGCCATTTTGCTGGCGCGATCTTTCGAGGCGGCATTGACATACAGCGGGAACAGGGCGGCGGCGGTCAACTGATTACGCACCCGCTTGCTCTTCAGATCGTAATCCGCATACCAGCCTTCTTTGTCATTCCACAGGTAGTGTTCAATGGCTTTCTGTCGGGCGCTTGCCAGCGTGTCGTACTGACTGGCCTTTGCCTCATCCCCCGCGGCTTTACTGGCACGCGCGAGGATTTTTTCCATCTTGTACAGCAGGGCGTTGAGATCGACCGGAACAATGCTGGTGGTCCGCAGTGTGCCAAGTTGCTGCGGATTATCCATCCAGCGTGAACTGAAATCCCAGCCGGAAGCCGCAGCCGACCGTAAATCGCGATAAATTTCAGTCGCCGGACGGTTCGGATTGCTTTTCGCCGTGGCGATATCCTCAACCCAGGATTCCGGGCGCGGTGTGTCCCGTTCATCCCAGTAGCGGTTCAGAATGGTGCCATCGTCCAGTTTCACCACCCGCTTGTTCTGTTGACCTGCCTGCAGCGTTTCAACGCCTTCCATCCAGTATGTGTACTCTTTTTGCAACTGAGGCAGGTATTTTTTCAGCGCATCGTCGCCGTCATGCTGCGCCAGCAGTTCTACCATTAGCGAGAAAAACGGCGGTTGCGAACGGCTCAGATAATAGGTGCGGTTACCGTTCGGGATATGGCCGAAGGTATCAATCTCCCAGGCGAAATTCGCCACCATATCGGCAATTTTGTCCCAGCGATCGCTTTCGGCAAGTCCCAGCATAGTGAAGTAACTGTCCCAGTAATAGACTTCCCGAAAGCGCCCACCAGGAACCACGTAAGGTTCAGGCAATGGCAGCAGTGAATCCCACTTTCCTGCGCTTTCGGCAGAGCGGGTTAACACTGGCCACAGCCCGTCGATATGTTCACGCAGGGATTGCCCTTTCGGAGGAACATACTTTTCCCCTTCCTTCGGCAGCGTAAAGTTGACGCTCACGAAGTGGCGTAAATCGAAACTGAACTGATTCTTTTGCATCCGATAATCCGCGAGGATCATCAGTGGATCGCTGTTAGGCACGGCATCGGCAAAGGTTTTCTGATCGGGAAACAGTCTGGCATTTTGCACATCGTTAAACAGGGGACCGAGCAGAATATCCGGTGGTTGCGGAGGAGAGTCCGGCATCTCTTCGGCGTTAACCGACAGAGAAGAGAAGGTCAGAAGCGTACCGGAAACCGCTAATGTTATGGCCAATGACAGCGAAGCAGACGCGCGAAAAACAGGGGTAGGCATTGATTAATCTCCTTAGTGCGTACCGAATAACGGTATCTACCATGAGAAAATCGTAGTCCAGGATCGCTCCGGGCGCGTGATTAGCCCCTGTTTTTTGCGACGTTACAGCGGTTTCCTTTCCCTGACGACGCGATTCTGCGCCACATCAAGGGTGAGCCGCTCGCCCGTTTGTACCTCGTTAAGCGCGTCGCCCTGTTGGCATACCCAGGCGATGCCCATCTCCCGTGCGATCAAGGCGCCATGCGCGAGTGGACTGCCTTCCCGCAGACAGATGCCCTTCACCACATTCGGGTCGAGCTCCGGTACCATTGACGGGAACAGATCGTCGGCGACCAGTATGGCCGGCGCGATAAACTCAGGCAGTACCCGTGGGCTTTGTAGCAAATGACGCAGCGTACGCTGCAGGAGATCGTCAATATCGATGTAGCGCGCCTGCAAATAGGCGTCATCCAGTTGACGATACTGCGTGCTGAGGCCGCTCAACACCTGCTGCCAGGCATATTCCGCTGTACAGTGTTCACTACGCAGCAGGCCGCAGGCGGTATCAAACAGTTCCGGATCGTCCAGCAACATATGGTGACCGGAGAAAATGGCCGCCAGGTCCCCTGGCCAGTTATCTTCCACGCGGGTAATGAGCGTCATCAGATCGAGCAGCGTGAGATCCAGCGCGTTACGCAGTCGTGCCTGCTCTGCGCCAGGACTGAGATCTGACGCTTGCCGAACCGGCGGCAGCGCTGGCGCGTAACAGAATGCGTTGCCCGCAATGTCCTCCGTCGACGTTGCGGCAACCGCCGTATCCTCCAGCGATTCGCCGAAATTCTCCGCGGCGAGGCGACTAAACGCGGCCAGCGCGTCATCTGCCTGCTCTCCACTTGCCAGCAGACGTACCGTGTCATGACAGCGAACCTGCAACAGCGAAATCTGATTAAGGCTGTCCGGCGTGACGCACTTGCCGTTTTTTTCCAGCAGCAGATCGGCGTTAAAGGCTGACAGTGTGGCCACAAGCCGGGACGCCGGACGCACGTGCAGACCGTTGGGGTTTTTGATCACCACGGAGACCGATTTTGCTGATGCATCCTGTGCGCTAAAGGACGGGGTAATGCGGGGCTCAGAGGCAGAAGAGGGTAAACCCAGTTGCTCACGCTTGGCTTCGAGGGCGTTCATTGCGTCGGCGATGACCTTGTCGATATCTGCGCCAGCAGCGGCGCTCACCGTTGCCGCCAGCGTCCCTTCCACCAACGGCGCGGCGCACAGTCGTACTTTCGCCGCGATCGTCGGGTCGAGGAGATCCAGCGCCGTCTCTGCGCTGAGCAGGGCGCTGCCGATGTCCATCATCACCAGCACATGGTCGGTGTCGGCAACAGACTCGATCGCCTCCATCACCTTAATGGGGTCGGTACCGATGGGATTTTGCGGATCGTCGATTCCGGCAGCAATGGCTATCTTACAGCCGCCGCCCATTAACATCTGTTGCGCCAGTTCACCCACCCCTTCACCGAGGCGGGCGCTGTGAGAGACTATGACCAGGTTTACCATCTTACTGTCCTTACTCTTTTGCCGCGGCTGCCAGCATCTGGATCATAAACATCACCGAGGTCGCACCCGGATCCTGATGTCCGATACTGCGCTCGCCCAGGTAGCTGGCGCGACCTTTGCGGGCCTGCATCGTAATCGTGCTTTGTGCGGCGGCTTCAGCCTGAGAGGCGGCCGCGTCCAGCGCGGCGGTGACGGAGAGATTCTGCTCACAGGACTGGCGCAATGACTCCGCCACCGGCACCCAGACATCGCACATCGTTTTGTCACCCGGCTCAGCTTTACCCCGGCCGATCACGCCCTCAGCACCTTCACGCATCATTTGATAGAGCTCATTAAGCGACAAACTTTGATGCGCCTGCGTGACCTGCGCGGCACGGATGAAAAAGGTGCCAAACAGCGGGCCGCTGGCCCCTCCGACGTTTGACAGCAGCGTCATCCCGGTGTTTTTTAGAATAAAACCGATATCTTTATCCGCAATCGCCGGTAATTTTTCGACCACTTTGCTGAAGCCGCGATGCATATTCAAACCGTGATCGGCATCGCCAATCTCGCGATCCAGACCGGTGAGATAATCACTCTCTTTGCTGAAAATCTCCCCGCAGCGATAAAGCCAACTGACAATCTGCACTCTGGTAAGTGACATGACTCTCTCCTTAGTTGCCCCAGTTCAGGCCTGGGGTGTGAACCGGTGCGTCCCAGAGCGCCAGCGTCTCGTCATCCACTTTAAGAAGCGTGATGGAAAAGCCGGTCATATCCAGTGACGTACAATATGAACCAATCAGATTGCGTTCGATGACGATACCCGCCTGCTGGCAGCGCGCATCAAGACGGTTATAGACGCCATACAGTTCAGAAAGCGGCGTGGCGCCGAGGTTATTGACCAGCGCGATGACGCGATCGCCACGTTGCAACGGCTGTTTGCCCTGCTTATCTTCCTGCCAGACACCCTGGGCGGGATCCCAGTGGCGCAGCGTGCGGCTATAGGTGCCATTTTCCAGCAGGGTATCGAACATCTCGTCAACGGTCTGATCAAGTGAGACGAAGGCGCGACGGTCGATGCCGGGCTCACCGTGGATCCCTACGCCGAACTCCATTTCATTATCTGCGAGGGTGAAAGAGGGCTGACCGGCTGCCGGAACCGTACAGGCTGCGAGAGCAATACCGATTGAATGACCATGATTATTAAGTTTGCGACCGAGTTCGGCGCAGGCTTCCAGGGAATCGCCGCGTTCTGCCGCCGCTCCGACCAGTTTTTCAATCAGCACCGTATTGGCAACGCCGCGTCGCCCGGCAGTATAGAGGCTATCTTTGACCGCCACGTCGTCATCCACCACGACGGTGGTGATCTTCACGCCGCTTTCGTGTAGCAGTTCAGTTGCGGTTTCGAAGTTGAGAATATCGCCGGTGTAGTTTTTCACGATCAGCAGCACACCTTCGCCGCCGTCAATCTGCATGGCGCATTCGAACATTTTATCGGGGGTCGGGGAGGTGAATATTTCTCCGGGGCAAGCACCGGACAGCATGCCCTGGCCGATGTAGCCGCAGTGCATCGGCTCATGACCGCTACCGCCGCCGGAAAGCAGCGCAACTTTGCCCTGTACAGGGGCATCTGAACGGGTTACATACACCGGATCCTGATGCAGGGTCAGTGACGGATGCGCTTTTGCGAGGCCAGCCAGTTGTTCACTCAGTACGTCTTCCACACGGTTAATCAGCTTTTTCATTCTCTTGCTCCGGGTCTTAGGCTCCAGGGGATCGGTTGTGTTCAACGCCACGGCGACCGCTCGCTGCCGATAACGTAATTGTGCCCCAGCGCGCGAAAAAGAAAATTCATCAGTGTTATGTTTCATAAAGAAACGTTAATTCTGATAAATGTTCCAAAGCGGAACGTCGACGTGCGAAATAGGGCAAAATTGCGAGCAACCGCACCCGGAATCGCGGAGAAACCCACAGTGAAGAGCAGCGAGATGGCAATTGCCGCAGCGGACGTCCCGGAATATATTCGCGCCTCATGGCTGCGTTGCGGAAAAATTATGCAGCGCGAGTTCTGGGCGCTGCCGCACCGGGCGCAGGGGCTGACGTTTGATTCTATTTGTCGGCGCAAGACGGCGATGCTCACGCTCGGGCAGGCGGCGCTGGAGGATGCGTGGGAATACATGACGCCACGAAAGTGTGCGCTGTTTATTCTTGATGAAAGCGCTTGTGTGCTCAGCCGCTGTGGCGATCAGGAGACGCTCCAGCGGCTGGCGCGTCTCGGTTTTACTGAGGGCACCTATTGCGCGGAAAGCATCATTGGCAGCTGTGCGCTGTCGCTGGCTTCCATGCTGGGACAGCCGGTAAAAACGCTACCCGATCACCATTTTAAACAGGCGCTCGGGGCGTGGAGCTTTAGCTCGACGCCCATTTTCGACAACCACGGACGCCTGTCTGGATCTATCGCGCTGGGCTGTCCGGCAGACGATGCCTCACCGGCCGATCTGTCATTGACGCTGGCGATCGCGCGAGAGGTAGGGAACTCGCTGCTCACTGACAGCCTGCTTGCCGAATCGAACCGCCATCTCAATCAACTGTATGGTTTGCTGGAAAGTATGGATGACGGCGTGATGACCTGGAACGCGCAGGGAAGTCTGCAATTTATCAATGCGCAGGCGGCGCGGTTACTGCATCTTGACGTGACGGCTGCCCACGGCAAAAACCTCAGTGAACTCCTGACGCTGCCCAGCGTTCTGCTGCGTGCGATCCGCCATCAGCGCCCGCTTCATCATGTTGAAACGACGTTTGAAAGCCAGCACCAGTTCGTCGATACGGTGATTACCCTCAAGCCGATTGTCGAAGCGCAGGGCACCAGTTTTATCCTGCTGCTGCATCCAATGGAGAAGATGCGTCAGTTGATGACCAGCCAGTTGGGTAAAGTGAGTCATACCTTCGCGCAGATGGCGCAGGACGATCCGCAAACTCAGCGTATCGTCCATTTTGGCCGTCAGGCGGCGCGGGGCAGTTTCCCGGTATTGTTATGTGGTGAAGAAGGGGTCGGCAAGGAGTTGCTCAGTCAGGCAATCCATAACGCCAGCGAACGGGCAGAGGGCCCCTATATTGCGGTGAACTGTCAACTGTATGCCGATCAGGTGCGGGATTTTATCGCCAGCACGGCGGATGACGACAGAGAAGGGCGATTAAGCCGCCTGGAACTGGCGCACGGCGGCACGCTGTATCTGGAGAAAATTGAGTATCTGGCACCCGAGCTACAGTCGGCGTTATTACAAGTGATCAAACAAGGGGTCATCACCCGTCTTGACGCGCGCCGCGTGGTGCCAGTCGACGTGAAGGTGATTGCCGCCACGACGGTGGATTTGGCGCGGCTGGTGGAACAAAACCGCTTTAGCCGCCAGCTCTATTATGCATTGCACGCCTTTGAAATTATGATTCCACCGCTGCGACAGCGACGTAACAGTATCCCTTCCCTGGTGAATCACCGTTTGCGTCGCCTGGAAAAACGCTTTTCGACTCGTCTGGCTATGGATGATGATGTACTGACCCCGCTGATTGCCTGCGACTGGCCCGGTAATGATTTCGAGCTCAACAGTGTTATCGACAATACGGCACTGAGAAGTGAAAACGGACGTATTCACCTGAACCATCTGCCGGAATATCTCTTTAACGAGCACCGGGCCTCAGAATCCGCGACCGATCGCTTCTCTGCCAGCGTCGCGTTCAGCGACATTGAGAAAGATGCCATTATTCATGCGGCAAGGGTGACCGGAGGGCGTATTCAGGAGATGGCCAGCCTGCTGAAAATTGGCCGTACCACGTTATGGCGAAAAATGAAGCAATACAATATTAACGCGGCGCATTTTAAGTTGAGCTCCTGATAAACGGGATTTTTGCCGATTATGTTAAGCGATTTCCGTCAGGTGTCGGTTAAATCCAGACAATGACAAAACTGCCATTTTCCCGGCGTCGGATTGATGCGGTTTTGCCTTTACGTGTCAGTTCAGCGATACGCTGCCTGGCGACGTCAATATCCTCTTCATGCAGTTGGCTGAGTGAAACTTCAGGTGTCTCCATAAGTTTGCGCATCTGTGTGGGATTCAGTCGTTTCTGCATTTGAAGACGTCCGCGCTGAAAACGATCGATGTGCTTTTGTATTTCCAGACTGACTTCATCGTAGCTGTTTTTAATCATGGAGGCGGTCGGTAGCTTGAGGTTGTGCCGGTTTTTTTTATCACGGTTTTTGTGTAAAACGGCGGTTTCTATTTCCTCAGCGACTTTCTCCGCCAGCATATCCAGCCTCTGGCCAGAGCGCTTTTTCCAGCTGCACCATGAGAGTTCGCACGATTTCTCATGGTGCCATTCAAGATAGGCTTCCTGCAAAAGAGCCAGCCCGGAAACATATTTAATTCCCTGAGCCAGGTTATCAATTTTTATCAGGCGCGCACTCTCGAGCAGTCGACGATCCGCAAAGTCGGGTTCTTTAAGTGTTGAGGCCGATGAGGCGCATATAAAAGCATTCTGGTCACAAGCTAATTGTTTTTCTGCGTCGAGATTGGCGTTAAGCCCTCGGCTTAACTGATACCGGACGTGTTCCACAATTTCATCGACATGCGCTTGTGTCATGTCCGGATATAGACGTATGGAGAAATCGAGTTCAGTTTTTATTTCAACATGGCTTTGGGGGGAGAAATGGTCCTGCATTTTCAGTGTAATGAGTTCATCCATTACTTCCCCTGGAACATCAGGAGAAAAGGGAGCGTCATTACGGTACCAGGCGTTTTCAGGTATCGCAACCTGCTCGGTGACGTAATGAAAGGAGATGGGTAAATAGCTGTCATAAGACCGGATATGATCGGTAACAGAAACCGGAGGCGTAATTTGGGTGACATGTCCCTCGTCAAAAATATCGTCCCACACTCTGCAAATGCCACTGTTTTCCTCCCACCGTCGTAGCTCACGATAGAGGGAAATATAGCCATACCAGTGGATCAGCAGTGCGGGGGGATAGCGATAAGGGATTCTGGACTGAAAGGCTTTCCGGCTATTAAAGATGCCGTTAACGCCTTTCTTTAGTTGAGAACTCAATTTATCGTCTGGCTCTTCTATTGAACGCTTAAGGCAGTCTACACAGTTTTGCAGCCGGGTTCTGAGTTCAGGCATCGGTGGGCGGATTATGACGTAGTCAAAAATGTTTTCTTTGAATCGATTGATGGTCTCGCTATCCGTGTAATCACCGAGAAACTGGAATGTCCGCGAGATGTCTGCGTAAATTTCGATGATACGAGTGAACTCCTCCGGGTACTGTTTAATCACCGCCAGCTTATAGACCTCTTTTGCCAGAAGATCCCGGATGGCAGTGAGCGCATTCTTTTTGTTGTCTTCCAGTATTTTTGTCATTCGACACTCACCTTGTTCTCTGCGCCCTAAACCGTAAAACGTAGCCTAAGTGAATATGCAATAACAGGTGTCATTCTGTCGATAAAATCAGGATTTATTGCAGTATTGGCATTGCTATATTTGCCTGCGAAAAGCGCGGAACATCCTGGTCGAAAGGCTGGCATACCCGCTGCGCTTCAGATGACAACCACTATAAAGAGGTAATAATCAATGAGTAACAATACCAATATCCATGTCTTCACCGATGAGACGCTGGCCGAACATGACTTTGAAATTGCGGTAAAAGTGAATCAGGCGACCACTAAACATGT
The DNA window shown above is from Citrobacter farmeri and carries:
- the emtA gene encoding membrane-bound lytic murein transglycosylase EmtA; protein product: MKLRWFAFLIVLLAGCSSKQDYKNPPWNAEVPVKRAMQWMPISEKAGAAWGVSPQLITAIIAIESGGNPNAVSKSNAIGLMQLKASTSGRDVYRRMGWSGEPTTSELKNPERNISMGAAYLSILETGPLAGIEDPQVMQYALVVSYANGAGALLRTFSSDRKKAINKINDLSADEFVEHVADNHPAPQAPRYIYKLQRALDAM
- the ycgR gene encoding flagellar brake protein YcgR; its protein translation is MSHYNEQFLKQNPLAVLGVLRDLNSNQVPLRVSWRGGQFISKILDVSAERLVMDFGSQQNENLAVQKARNITFTAETQGAKVEFTLEQLHSGEYQQLPAFITPLPPALWFVQRREYFRIGAPLHPPYGCTAQMPDNSTLRFRLYDLSLGGMGALLEGPKPSGLAEGMRFSQIALDMGEWGMFHFDAQLISVTERKVIDGKNETISTPRLSFRFLNVGPAVERELQRIIFSLEREARQKSNKVRD
- a CDS encoding GlsB/YeaQ/YmgE family stress response membrane protein is translated as MGIIAWIVFGLIAGVIAKFIMPGRDGGGFILTCILGIIGAVVGGWLATMFGIGGTISGFNLHSFLVAVVGAIVVLGVFRLVRRD
- a CDS encoding TonB-dependent siderophore receptor — its product is MTTSCFRLCALSGCISLALATPSYAADSGESTIVVSATGQESLLPAWTNSATKSAVPESKTPQVINTIDNHEIALRHANSVNEILRYAPGVSTEVRGNTSYMSEYKIRGFSVDQEYYNGLQLPYNVTGNTKARIDPLLVESVDILKGPASVLYGNGSPGGLVNIQGKKPQAEQKTEIGFNTGTRNLKEGYLDSTGKISDSDWNYRLLGKATEGDDQPHTTRYEDYLLAPSVTWQPDGKTRLTLDALVQNTPSLSPSNPLPIAYLRSGYADRRDYAGDEWSGFKQRQWMVGYHFEHEFDSGWGFSQQARYFDVDTHQRSVYSTGNGSNPVWMLDRFAYTTDEDLKSFNIDNQVTKTVALGDWQHHLLAGFDYQKLDSHYFYRYASATPGIDMRDPDYHQVHTADLGLYTAQKNRLSYQQNGYYLQDQVAFGGLNLLASLRYDDYRSTTTDAMQNDEKTWISQDRVTKRFGALYAFENGISPFISYSEGFKPISPQGTLTVKDVKPTTSKQLEGGVKYLLADYATTLTASVFNIRQKNVLSATPTWDYRQTGEIESKGAEFSVISRPGDNVTLIANYAYTHAINTKDETWEGKRPTQVPENAFNLWGDYTFDATALRGLTMGAGARYTGPMEISPDNQGGKLGGTTQYDLAVSYRVGEVLPSLSGVTLKASAQNITNKETFSCYDSTNCWIGRDRTVQVGASYRF
- a CDS encoding alpha,alpha-trehalase — its product is MPTPVFRASASLSLAITLAVSGTLLTFSSLSVNAEEMPDSPPQPPDILLGPLFNDVQNARLFPDQKTFADAVPNSDPLMILADYRMQKNQFSFDLRHFVSVNFTLPKEGEKYVPPKGQSLREHIDGLWPVLTRSAESAGKWDSLLPLPEPYVVPGGRFREVYYWDSYFTMLGLAESDRWDKIADMVANFAWEIDTFGHIPNGNRTYYLSRSQPPFFSLMVELLAQHDGDDALKKYLPQLQKEYTYWMEGVETLQAGQQNKRVVKLDDGTILNRYWDERDTPRPESWVEDIATAKSNPNRPATEIYRDLRSAAASGWDFSSRWMDNPQQLGTLRTTSIVPVDLNALLYKMEKILARASKAAGDEAKASQYDTLASARQKAIEHYLWNDKEGWYADYDLKSKRVRNQLTAAALFPLYVNAASKDRASKMAAATRAHLLQPGGLATTSVKSGQQWDAPNGWAPLQWVATEGLQNYGQNDVAMEVSWRFLTNVQHTYDREQKLVEKYDVSSTGTGGGGGEYPLQDGFGWSNGVTLKMLDLICPKEKPCDSVPEKRPVAGQTSTEPPQKQATP
- the dhaM gene encoding dihydroxyacetone kinase phosphoryl donor subunit DhaM, with translation MVNLVIVSHSARLGEGVGELAQQMLMGGGCKIAIAAGIDDPQNPIGTDPIKVMEAIESVADTDHVLVMMDIGSALLSAETALDLLDPTIAAKVRLCAAPLVEGTLAATVSAAAGADIDKVIADAMNALEAKREQLGLPSSASEPRITPSFSAQDASAKSVSVVIKNPNGLHVRPASRLVATLSAFNADLLLEKNGKCVTPDSLNQISLLQVRCHDTVRLLASGEQADDALAAFSRLAAENFGESLEDTAVAATSTEDIAGNAFCYAPALPPVRQASDLSPGAEQARLRNALDLTLLDLMTLITRVEDNWPGDLAAIFSGHHMLLDDPELFDTACGLLRSEHCTAEYAWQQVLSGLSTQYRQLDDAYLQARYIDIDDLLQRTLRHLLQSPRVLPEFIAPAILVADDLFPSMVPELDPNVVKGICLREGSPLAHGALIAREMGIAWVCQQGDALNEVQTGERLTLDVAQNRVVRERKPL
- the dhaL gene encoding dihydroxyacetone kinase subunit DhaL → MSLTRVQIVSWLYRCGEIFSKESDYLTGLDREIGDADHGLNMHRGFSKVVEKLPAIADKDIGFILKNTGMTLLSNVGGASGPLFGTFFIRAAQVTQAHQSLSLNELYQMMREGAEGVIGRGKAEPGDKTMCDVWVPVAESLRQSCEQNLSVTAALDAAASQAEAAAQSTITMQARKGRASYLGERSIGHQDPGATSVMFMIQMLAAAAKE